AACTCTTTACTATTACGAGGACGGCTATGGCGAACGCTTAGCAAACAATCAAAAGGTAGAGTTGATTGCCAGAGTTCTACAATACAATATCGAGAACCATACCAGTTTTGGAACACTGCGGAATTCAAGCCATCTAAACACTGCCAGAAATGCCATAATTAATGCGGCCAACGACGTACGAGACGGTGCAGCGTACATTTTGGATGAAGATGATTACCAAGCCAATGATATTATCAAGAAAGAAAACATCAATTCCATAAATGAAGAGTTTAGTAACATCGATGAGGGTGATCCCCTTTTCATGCAGGATTGGACTTGCATTGCAGATGTAGCAAATTGGTTGCAAACAATTCTTACAGAAAATTACCAGTTTACCGCAAATGATGTAGATTTCCATGTAAATCTCAGCGTATTATTTTCCGGTACAATCTCCGATGTAAGAGATAATATCCCCTTTTATTCTCTGAATGAGGGGGACTGGATTTACGATACTGAAGATGGGTGGGGATATAGCTACTCTGGATCTTATTCTACTACAATAAATGGAGTTCCTTTTACGTTTGAAAACGTTAACTACCTGGAACGTGTGTATAAATATTCTGAACTCTCTATTGGTGAGTTTACGGATGAGGCAGGAAATCCTATAGCGGAAGATGAGTTACCTTATTTTCCGGATTACACCTTCAATGGCCTCTTTCCAGATATGACTCGAGCAAAATTTATTGAGTTGTTTGAGTAATCTAAGCCGCTACATAATTAAATAAGTGCATTTAAACCGGTATATCAAACAAACGATCTTTATGGGGATATGTCTTATGATGTATCCCCATTTAGCTTTTTCAGAAGTAATTACTTCAAGCAATCACATAGATAGCGATTGGCTATATTCAGATCTGTATCGTAGGCATTGCAAGGATGAAATTAGCGGCTATTTAATATTTTACGCCACAAAGAACTCATGGGAACTAAGCCATAATACCAGAGAATACACTTTTTCTTATACCGATCAATCCATGATCGGCAAGATGTATAATGTTGCAGAACAAGGCGATGAGATAAACTTGAGTGTGCCTAACCGTTATTTGCGCATATCACATCAAAGGCAGCTTAGAAACAATCAGCTATTTGGTAATCTGGATCTTGGCAGGGACTATGGTGCAGGTATAGGCTTCGGGCATAATTCAGATTGGGGAGAATGGGTAATATCTCTTAATGCAAATCGACAACAAGCAGAGATAGAACACTGTATTAAAGGCAGATACGGAACAATTCCTTTTGCGTGGGTGAAAACACAGTTAAACTCAGAATTCTGCCGCAACAATCATGCAAGCTCACTACAGCTGATGGCATATATGCCCAGCTCAGATGATAGTCTCTTTCAAAACTCACTCAAGCTTTTTGGGGCTGAGGCATTGTATACTTTTCCAATATCCAATCTCTTGCGGATGAAGCTAGCAAGCACTTATCTACATTCTTCTGCTGAATTGCGGTACAGAGGTGAACAATATGGCAAACTTGATAATTTTAACGTGCTCACGGCAGGCGGAGAAATCCAGATTTATAAAGCCAAGGCAATGTGTCGAGCAGGAGTAAATTCGTATAATTCCTGGATTAATGAAGATTCATATTTCGATATCTGGCCTTTTACTGCTTGGGATGCTTTCCTTGCCCATAGAACTCGTATCAAGAGCCTGAATGTGAATAGTTTATTGCCATATATTGGCGTTGCCTACGATTCTGCCCACGAGAGAGGCTTAAACTACAAAGCAGATTGTACATACAACCAATACATCGGTAAAGATGACATCCTGCTCAAAAACCGCCGAGTTGTATTGTATCCCTTTATATTTGCCTACGAAGATTTCGAGGTTGATTTGCTAGATGAACTTGATGCATATATCGAAGTGAATATTGGTTGCTCATATCGCTTTGGGGGCGTATGTCTTAGTCTGGATCTTAATCAACTTGCTCCCATAAATTGGATTCACATCAAAGAATCCATTTTTGGTTCCCACTCTCAAAGTACGGGAGCAAAAAGGATACAGGAGTGGGGCGGAAGCACAGTAAATTTCAAGGTAGATATATGTTTTTAACCTGAACAATGCTATGGAGTTCATGAGGCCAATTAAGTTCCTGCTGATATTGAACTTAATAAGCCTCATGGACTTCAAAAGCAGGCGTGTAATTATGCACGGCCTTGAAGTCCAAACCGCCCATAAGATATTAAATAAGTGATAGTTAGTTTATGCGCTTTAAACTCCAATGCCTCAATTGGGTTTAAGCTCTGCAAGATACCAAAAAGAAGTCGGACCCATTAGGTTGGATCCGACTGTATAAAAGAGCTATAGAGCTATTGTTATTCGAAGCGTAATACCATAAATCTGGGTACCTGATTGCGATCGGTTACATACAGGCGGATTGTTTTACGTCCATCTGCTTCCATGCTTTCTTTAGCGGCAGAAAGTGTAGAATTAAACTCGCTTACACTATTTACCTCAGTATCATCGATCATCAGAATTACCATTCCTACCTGTAAACCTGCTTGAGAGGCGGGAGAGTTTGGGTCTACAGAGCTTACTACTACGCCTTTATCTGTGTTTAAGTTCATGCGTTTGGCAAGCGCTCCGTCCGTACTCTCAACTCCGATACCGGTAGAAATAGCTGTTTTTACGCCGTCGGTTTCGCCCATTGCTACACTATCTTCGGGAAATGCTTCCAGAGTAACATATACCGTTTTTAGCTTTTTGTCTCTCAAGATATCGATGGGGAGCTTAGAGCCTATCTTAGCGGTCGCTACCGCAATGCGGAAACGTGCAACATTACTCACTTTCTCTCCGGAGATCTCCAATATCACGTCTCCAGCTTTAAGACCGGCATCTTCTGCAGGACTATCCTTTTCAACTTTGGCAATTAATACTCCGGAAACCTCATCGAGGCTAAAGGCTTCCACCAAATCCGCAGTAATTTCTTGAGGTAGAATGCCAATATAAGCTCGTTGTACTCTTCCGCTGGCAATAAGATCTTCTACCACACGTTTTGCCAAATTGATGGGAATTGCAAAACCAATTCCGATGTTTCCGCCACTGGTGCTAGTGATAGCAGTATTGATGCCAATTACTTCACCATTAATGTTTAGTAGGGGCCCGCCACTGTTCCCCGGGTTTATTGCGGCATCTGTTTGAATAAAATCTTGATACAGAGGAGAGTTTTCTCCATTGATGATATCATAACGCCCTAGGGCTGAAATCACGCCCAATGTAACAGTGCGCTCCAAACCTTCGGCAAAGGGATTTCCAATGGCGATAGCCCATTCGCCAATCTCCAATTTAGATGAATCTCCCAAAGGGGCAATCGTTACCTCTTCATCTTCATCCAGTTTTATCTTGATTACGGCGACGTCTGTATTAGAATCCAACCCAACCACAGAGGCAGAATAGGTTTTTTTGTCCGCCAGCGTAACAGTGATTTTACCATCTCTGCCTCGCTCTGCAACGTGATTATTAGTCATGATAAATGCTTCTCGGGTTCCTTCATTATACTCAAAGATGAATCCGCTGCCCATTGATGTAACCTGACGTTGACGTTGGGGACTGGGGAAAAAGAACCTAAAGAAAGGATCATCGTTGAAGAAAGGATTAGTATTCTGGCGAGTACTTACCTGAGCTTCCACTTTTATTTGGACAACTGCTTCTCGCACATCCCGTACAACTTTAACCACCGGGCTTTGTCCATCAGCGCCAACCATGCTGGTTCGTGCATGTGCGCAACTACTTAGGCTGATAACCATCAGCAGTAATAATAGATACTTCGAAAATTTCATTTTAATCTCCTGTACATAAAGAATTCCTAAGTAAAAATAGAAAACACTACTGAACTTTCCAATTATCAAGTCTCAACTACATTATATGCTTACAAAGATTCGAAACCAAGCAAAATTTCTTTCATAAGTGGAGCCAATTTGGGAGAATCAGTATTTTTGTAAAGAAAAAAAGCTACCAAAACCAACCCTAGCAAGCACCCAACAACTGCATTCATAATTAATGCTCAATATTAATGCTAAGAATTCCTTTCAACAATTGGCTAGTACTCTCCGCCTTCGCTTCCCTCATCATTTGTTCTATTTTCCCTCGTTATCTCCTCGTGTCATGAGGACATCATGAGGGGAAAACGAGCACGGTACGAGAGAAAGAACTGGGCACAATATCCTCAATGGATCGTTGAAAATATGATGTATAGGTAAAATCCCAGAATAGAGTGGCGAGCATGTATAAATCGGACACAAAAAGCTCAACATGGTTTTGCCTAAAAGAACTTTTTCTTTGATATCTGTATGGGCTAGGATCTCAAAAAAGGGAAACCCGTAAAACACACGGGTTTCCTTATTAAGCGTTAATAACAATCAAAAACTAAACTCCACTCCGAAAGCAAAGGAAGAAATCACTTCATTGTTACCTTTGATCTTGCCGTCAGAATTTGAATCAACATAGATTTCGCTATAGCGGGCAACCAGATCAGCGCCTTCAGAAATACTGTAAACAACTCTGCCCATTATCGCTGCATTGGCATTTCGAGGTTCAATAAAGTCTATATAACGAGCGTGGGTTTGGCTGTAATATATACTTGCCTCTTTTAGCCTCATGATATTGTGCGGATTAGCCGCTACATTTACCCACAAAGATTTCCCAGTGCTGAGATTTTCTCCGTACATATCCTGATACGCAAGTTTGATAAAGCCAATATCCATAACGTTTGCTCGCAGATACCCAAACCATCCAACCGAGGATTTGGCGCTGCGCAAAAAATCTTCCTTAGTACCTAGCGAGTAGTAAGAATGGCTAAGAGATTCTGTTACTACTTCATTGATGTTCACAAATGCCCGCTGTTCATCGTACAATCTATCAAAATATCCTGGTAGAAATTCATCTCTAAAATTGCGCATTTCAATTTTGGCATCAAAGATGAGGAATTTGCTGCCAAAGCCGGGGAAAGCCACGCCACTGCCATATTTATCGATGCTTGCAAATTCGCCGTAATGATCCAGGCTAAACTGTGGAGTTTCAATTAATGGCAAGCAATAATCTAAGCTGTATACCATAAGCTTTTTCCAAGATCCATAAGCTGTAGCAACATCGGGCATAATTGTATTATTAAAGTCTGCAGGATCTGCTCCTTCGGTAACGTTTGGATAAGTTGATGCTACATAGGGATTTATATCGGGATGATCAATGAGCCCGGTGCCGTTAATATCCAGATCAGTATTATCCGGTATGCCATCTCCATCTGTGTCTAGCCAGGCGTTGGGATTATTGGGAAATCTGTCGTACACATCGGGAATTTTGTCGTTATCATCATCTGGATATTTTCCGTGTTGATTGCGATCTATCCCGATATTAAAGCCAAGCTTAAACTTCTGCAATATTGGAATTTGGGTATAGTGGAAAGGATTGCCCTGTGCTCTGGCTGCCAGAATCTCATTTTTATGGATATTGTGAGTAAACACCTCAAAACCAATTTCAGAAAATGGAATATTTAAGCCAACATATCCTCCCACATTCTTAACTTCTGGGTAGCGTAGCATATTTGAATAGTGATCGAAGATAAGCCCATGCCCCAAAGTATAAGAAGGAATGCAGCCTGCCTTAAAGTATATAGGATCACCCCTTTGTGCGTAGC
Above is a window of Candidatus Cloacimonadota bacterium DNA encoding:
- a CDS encoding Do family serine endopeptidase, whose product is MKFSKYLLLLLMVISLSSCAHARTSMVGADGQSPVVKVVRDVREAVVQIKVEAQVSTRQNTNPFFNDDPFFRFFFPSPQRQRQVTSMGSGFIFEYNEGTREAFIMTNNHVAERGRDGKITVTLADKKTYSASVVGLDSNTDVAVIKIKLDEDEEVTIAPLGDSSKLEIGEWAIAIGNPFAEGLERTVTLGVISALGRYDIINGENSPLYQDFIQTDAAINPGNSGGPLLNINGEVIGINTAITSTSGGNIGIGFAIPINLAKRVVEDLIASGRVQRAYIGILPQEITADLVEAFSLDEVSGVLIAKVEKDSPAEDAGLKAGDVILEISGEKVSNVARFRIAVATAKIGSKLPIDILRDKKLKTVYVTLEAFPEDSVAMGETDGVKTAISTGIGVESTDGALAKRMNLNTDKGVVVSSVDPNSPASQAGLQVGMVILMIDDTEVNSVSEFNSTLSAAKESMEADGRKTIRLYVTDRNQVPRFMVLRFE